Proteins from a single region of Apium graveolens cultivar Ventura chromosome 7, ASM990537v1, whole genome shotgun sequence:
- the LOC141674263 gene encoding uncharacterized protein LOC141674263, which translates to MNPTYPLAAFLKKIVNDWHCHVSVYAIARAKKKSLGNINEDQELAGGMKRFKRMYICLGPLKMGFINGCRPLFGLDGCHLKDPYGGYFLAAVATDANDNNRYTLFNDWLVLWQGLINALEAVFPNAEHRLCVMHLYRNMWKEHKGIDLSRKCFEWLSEKPRSQWSRSAFRNLCRSYMFVNNHCEVFNNTIRKYMDLPIISMLKAIHTDVMVRIQKRRDKVLNNYAFNPVCSNAMRRLNKAIDHSKDCHVIWSGGARYLVIMSTGGYEMVVNLEAHTCACKKWDLSCIPCYHACACTSWIKKPYEPFIYMSYNKNMFLKCYSNIVEPIVGDSEWTKTPYPSPCPQKKVQLGTPKKKMSKVNDIADPSRIKIKR; encoded by the exons ATGAATCCAACATATCCATTAGCTGCTTTTTTGAAAAAGATTGTTAATGACTGGCATTGTCATGTTAGTGTCTATGCAATTGCAAGGGCAAAGAAGAAATCTTTAGGCAACATAAATG AAGATCAAGAACTAGCAGGTGGTATGAAGAGATTTAAAAGAATGTACATATGCCTTGGTCCATTAAAAATGGGATTCATAAATGGTTGTAGGCCATTGTTTGGACTTGATGGATGTCATCTGAAGGATCCATATGGTGGCTATTTTCTTGCAGCTGTGGCAACAGATGCAAATGAT AATAATAGGTACACTTTATTTAATGATTGGTTGGTGCTTTGGCAAGGCCTGATAAATGCTTTGGAAGCTGTATTCCCTAATGCTGAACACAGGTTATGTGTCATGCATCTATATAGGAACATGTGGAAGGAGCATAAAGGCATTGAT TTGTCAAGGAAGTGCTTTGAATGGCTTAGTGAAAAACCTAGAAGTCAGTGGTCTAGGAGTGCATTTAGGAATCTTTGCAGGAGTTACATGTTTGTTAATAACCATTGTGAGGTTTTTAACAACACAATCAGGAAATACATGGATCTACCTATTATCTCTATGTTAAAGGCCATTCACACTGATGTTATGGTGAGGATTCAGAAGAGAAGAGACAAGGTGTTGAACAACTATGCCTTCAATCCAGTGTGTTCTAATGCTATGAGAAGGCTGAACAA GGCAATAGATCATAGTAAAGATTGTCATGTGATATGGAGTGGAGGTGCTAGGTATTTGGTGATAATGTCTACTGGTGGTTATGAGATGGTAGTAAATTTGGAGGCTCATACTTGTGCATGTAAGAAGTGGGACCTATCTTGTATTCCTTGTTACCATGCTTGTGCATGCACATCATGGATCAAGAAACCATATGAGCCCTTCATTTACATGTCATACAACAAAAACATGTTTTTAAAATGTTATTCAAACATTGTTGAGCCAATAGTAGGAGATTCAGAATGGACTAAAACACCATATCCAAGCCCTTGCCCCCAAAAAAAGGTTCAACTTGGGACGCCAAAGAAGAAGATGAGCAAGGTCAATGATATAGCTGATCCATCTAGAATAAAGATTAAAAGATAA